Proteins found in one Plasmodium coatneyi strain Hackeri chromosome 10, complete sequence genomic segment:
- a CDS encoding Rhomboid-like protein — protein MKKVERYLSQCGHWARGFSRYSHKQPIKEKKRSQSILGTMRGIPLRNMFPKWNDLTMEHAHKKEKEMGKMVKRTFEELRVKYEEVRMKYQDTLSMWRDERTKIRKRIAPHFLKGMLMKNVAFDGRHVKTALHKISLEGKFFLKNLKHFYRDANIPYYRNLIHYHYRRAPVTYTLMSLHLLVFLLWMSAKPGDTYNYVSMPRGFYYPSSNVYTPFGVKNASSGQSFPFGLFNFLTTEFMYNHFCCGPQQLREKKLYTLITNLISHNTVQSLLLNTISLFYIGRSFEMIINSRNFFLTYFISGMISSYVQICYHKSGRSSSYGNVCVLGASGSISSILTTYTLMFPSSSIYLYGVLGLPLALFTSLYCANEVYCVLTDKNDNTGHVAHLTGMFLGMLYYYFYVKGRVAF, from the exons ATGAAAAAGGTGGAGAGGTACTTGTCCCAGTGCGGCCACTGGGCTCGGGGCTTCTCCAGGTATTCGCATAAGCAACCTattaaggagaagaagaggagtCAATCCATTTTAGGCACTATGCGGGGCATCCCGCTGCGCAATATGTTTCCCAAATGGAACGACCTAACGATGGAACATGCCcacaagaaagaaaaggagatggggaaaatggtaaaaaggaCATTTGAAGAATTGCGTGTCAAGTATGAAGAGGTAAGAATGAAATATCAGGACACATTATCCATGTGGAGAGACGAAAGAACGAAAATTAGAAAACGAATTGCCCCTCACTTCTTAAAGGGGATGTTAATGAAAAACGTAGCATTTGATGGAAGACACGTAAAAACTGCCCTGCACAAAATTTCCCTTGAaggaaaattctttttaaaaaacctGAAGCACTTTTATCGGGACGCAAACATACCATACTATAGAAATCTAATTCATTACCATTATAGGAGAGCACCTGTGACGTACACGTTGATGTCATTGCACCTTTTGGTCTTCCTCCTATGGATGAGTGCGAAGCCTGGGGATACATACAACTATGTTTCAATGCCCCGAGGGTTTTACTATCCCAGTTCGAATGTGTATACCCCCTTCGGGGTTAAGAATGCATCGTCCGGTCagtccttcccctttgggcTGTTCAACTTCCTAACCACAGAATTTATGTATAACCACTTTTGCTGTGGGCCGCAACAGCTGAGGGAGAAGAAACTCTACACACTCATAACCAACCTCATCAGCCACAACACTGTGCAGTCCCTTCTTCTGAATACCATTTCGCTCTTCTACATTGGGAGGTCCTTCGAGATGATTATTAATTcgaggaatttttttttaacttatttTATTAGTGGGATGATATCTTCGTATGTACAGATTTGTTACCATAAGAGTGGGCGTTCCTCTTCCTATGGAAATGTTTGCGTCCTGGGGGCAAGCGGTAGCATCAGTTCCATTCTTACGACGTATACGCTCATGTTCCCTAGCAGCAGCATTTATCTCTACGGGGTGTTAGGGCTTCCCCTG GCCCTGTTCACTTCCCTGTATTGTGCAAACGAGGTCTACTGCGTGCTTACGGACAAGAACGACAACACAG GCCACGTGGCACACCTCACGGGGATGTTCCTGGGAATGCTCTACTACTACTTTTACGTCAAGGGGAGAGTTGCCTTTTAG